One genomic region from Amaranthus tricolor cultivar Red isolate AtriRed21 chromosome 12, ASM2621246v1, whole genome shotgun sequence encodes:
- the LOC130796891 gene encoding branched-chain-amino-acid aminotransferase-like protein 2: MVFLMIDSNQECAACEKSLRSTEYSVFGGNVTCCVMCIFSSSCAVLLNCSTSHTADIALRGLCEDLNIPFQPTMLKWEAGPKPINGVWAPWWYDSAHKSTGFKTERGYPKTFPPLLFDLLEQCLPFYNFLKRRLKRSFSLLSSPLPPPSLPVPENEKLLAWVGDKLLPRDSAKVSVFDSVVQGGDSVWEGLRIYKGKVFKLEEHLDRMFDSAKALAFNSVATREEVKEAIFTTLIRNGMFDNSHIRLSLTRGKKVTSGMSPAFNLYGCTLIVLAEWKPPVYDNTKGIVLVTATTRRNSPNNLDSKIHHNNLLNNILAKIEGINANADDAIMLDKDGYLSETNATNIFMVKKGRVFTPHADYCLPGITRATVMDLVVKEGFVLEERRISLSEFHTADEVWTTGTMGELSPAVKIDGRLIGDGQVGPVTLRLQEAYKKLTEDIGVPIPTYQKI, translated from the exons ATGGTGtttttgatgattgattctaATCAAGAGTGTGCAGCATGTGAAAAATCTTTACGATCAACAGAGTATTCTGTATTTGGTGGAAATGTTACCTGCTGTGTTATGTGcattttttcttcatcttgtGCGGTTCTTTTGAACTGTAGTACTAGTCATACAGCTGAT ATAGCTTTACGTGGTCTCTGTGAAGACTTGAATATTCCTTTTCAGCCTACCATGCTGAA ATGGGAAGCTGGTCCGAAACCTATAAATGGCGTATGGGCTCCATGGTGGTATGACAGTGCTCACAAGTCAACTGGCTTTAAAACAGAACGTGGATATCCGAAG ACATTTCCTCCTTTACTTTTTGACTTACTAGAACAATGTCTACCCTTCTACAACTTTCTCAAGCGTCGTCTTAAGAGATCATTTTCCCTTCTGAGCTCACCCTTGCCCCCACCCAGTCTTCCTGTTCCCGAGAATGAGAAGCTGCTTGCATGGGTTGGTGATAAGCTGCTACCTCGTGATAGTGCAAAG GTTTCAGTGTTTGACTCAGTAGTACAAGGTGGCGATTCTGTTTGGGAAGGACTTCGTATTTACAAAGGAAAAGTATTTAAGCTTGAGGAGCATCTGGATAG aaTGTTTGATTCGGCAAAAGCTCTGGCTTTTAACAGTGTTGCAACACGTGAAGAG GTAAAGGAAGCTATATTCACCACTCTTATTAGGAATGGCATGTTTGATAATTCCCATATACGCCTAAGTTTAACTCGTGGCAAGAAG GTCACTTCTGGAATGAGTCCTGCATTCAATCTTTATGGATGCACCTTAATTG TTCTTGCTGAATGGAAGCCACCTGTCTATGATAACACCAAGGGTATTGTTTTGGTTACTGCAACTACCCGTCGTAATTCTCCAAAT AATTTGGATTCAAAGATCCATCATAACAACTTACTGAACAACATACTTGCTAAG ATAGAAGGAATTAATGCAAATGCTGATGATGCCATAATGCTTGATAAAGACGGATATCTATCTGAAACAAATGCAACAAATATT TTTATGGTGAAAAAAGGCAGAGTCTTTACACCTCACGCGGACTATTGTCTTCCTGGAATAACTCGAGCTACT GTCATGGACCTTGTGGTGAAGGAGGGTTTTGTCTTAGAAGAGCGACGGATCAGCCTCTCAGAGTTCCATACGGCAGATGAG GTGTGGACAACTGGAACAATGGGAGAACTGAGCCCA GCTGTGAAGATTGATGGCCGTTTGATTGGAGACGGACAGGTAGGACCTGTGACACTAAGATTGCAGGAGGCTTACAAAAAATTGACAGAAGATATAGGTGTTCCTATCCCCACCTATCAGAAAATTTGA
- the LOC130828497 gene encoding putative pentatricopeptide repeat-containing protein At1g12700, mitochondrial: MRFTTKSGFDLISLFPIAPLLPSRFPGNLRFHFFHRKISTYASDVHVADSKLFLNYVRQQSKLGFNKIDHPLSLFHSMKSIRPLPSIIDFCMLFTAMSKMKPNPPFSSIITLFKQLHFSGLRPDGHSLNIMANCYCRLGRVDLGYSVLSYMIKLGYRPDIVTFNTLINGFIHIHRLGNAIQLLDKIVKLGYEPDSFVYGIMFKGLCRIGDNLGALKLLRDMESHAHCTPDIVIYNTIIDSLSKDGLINEVVNLFSEMQVKGIRPEVVTYNILIRGMCTLGRWKEAEDMLSEMMAKNLIPQVPTYNMLIDMYCKDGMIDEAEAVFRLMTEKGQVPDLITYNTLMDGYCLRGDMDKAEELMILMGKEGCKPDVISYNILLNGYSRSKNSDKGPILMNEMVLQGIPPNIITYNSIINGLCKDNQLESALKCLKEMECHGVKPDVVTYNSLLDGLCKNRRMDEAMDLLKNMKKNEVHPDMIMYNILIRGLWNVGKHEEAVNVFSFVVAKGLRPDVRLYNVMINGLCKNGLLTDANELFEKMDGIRCSPDEFTFNIIIQAFLEIKDVKRAVKLVCLMRDKGFAAFNQTILSVVDLLTDPNIGDADKELLKRYFDI; the protein is encoded by the coding sequence ATGAGGTTTACTACCAAATCTGGGTTTGATCTTATTTCTCTCTTTCCAATTGCTCCTCTCCTCCCTTCTAGATTTCCAGGTAATCTtagatttcatttttttcatcgaAAAATCTCCACTTACGCTTCAGATGTTCATGTTGCTGATTCTAAATTATTCCTTAATTATGTTCGACAACAATCCAAATTAGGGTTTAACAAAATTGATCATCCCCTTTCCCTCTTTCATTCTATGAAATCTATTCGTCCTCTTCCAtctattattgatttttgtatgTTATTTACTGCCATGTCTAAAATGAAACCCAATCCCCCTTTTTCCTCTATCATTACTCTCTTTAAGCAATTGCATTTCTCAGGTCTCCGTCCGGATGGTCATTCCCTTAATATTATGGCTAATTGTTATTGCCGCTTAGGTCGTGTTGATTTAGGATATTCGGTTCTTTCCTACATGATTAAACTAGGTTATCGGCCTGACATTGTTACCTTTAATACACTTATCAATGGCTTTATTCATATCCATCGATTAGGCAACGCTATTCAATTATTGGATAAAATTGTAAAGCTTGGGTATGAACCCGATTCGTTTGTTTATGGGATCATGTTTAAAGGTTTATGTAGAATTGGAGACAATCTTGGTGCCCTTAAGCTCCTTAGAGACATGGAGTCTCATGCCCATTGTACGCCTGACATTGTCATCTATAACACCATTATTGATAGTCTTTCTAAAGACGGGTTAATAAATGAGGTCGTTAATCTTTTTTCTGAGATGCAAGTTAAGGGAATTCGACCTGAGGTCGTTACCTATAATATTTTGATCCGAGGAATGTGCACTTTAGGGAGGTGGAAAGAGGCGGAGGATATGCTTAGTGAGATGATGGCAAAAAACTTAATTCCTCAAGTTCCGACTTACAACATGTTAATCGATATGTATTGTAAGGATGGTATGATTGATGAAGCAGAAGCTGTATTTAGATTAATGACGGAAAAGGGTCAAGTCCCCGATTTAATCACTTACAATACGTTGATGGATGGATATTGTTTACGCGGTGACATGGACAAGGCAGAAGAGCTAATGATTTTGATGGGTAAAGAAGGTTGTAAACCTGATGTTATTTCCTACAACATTTTATTGAATGGATATTCTAGGTCTAAAAATAGTGATAAAGGCCCTATCCTTATGAATGAGATGGTTCTTCAAGGAATCCCCCCTAATATTATCACATACAACTCAATCATTAATGGTTTGTGCAAAGACAATCAGCTTGAAAGTGCACTAAAGTGTTTAAAGGAAATGGAATGTCATGGAGTCAAACCGGATGTGGTTACGTATAATTCATTGTTGGATGGTCTATGTAAGAATAGACGGATGGATGAAGCAATGGATTTGTTAAAGAACATGAAGAAGAACGAAGTTCACCCAGATATGATCATGTATAATATCTTAATTCGTGGGTTATGGAATGTTGGCAAACATGAAGAAGCTGTAAATGTCTTCTCATTTGTTGTAGCTAAGGGGCTACGACCAGATGTGCGTCTATATAATGTTATGATCAATGGTTTGTGTAAGAACGGGTTGTTAACTGATGCTAATGAACTATTTGAGAAAATGGATGGCATTAGATGTTCCCCGGATGAATTCACtttcaatataattattcaagcATTTCTTGAGATTAAGGATGTTAAAAGGGCTGTGAAGCTTGTCTGCCTTATGCGAGACAAAGGGTTCGCCGCTTTTAACCAAACTATCTTGTCAGTTGTGGATTTACTCACTGATCCAAATATTGGTGATGCGGACAAGGAGTTGCTTAAAAGATACTTTGACATTTAA
- the LOC130828495 gene encoding putative pentatricopeptide repeat-containing protein At1g12700, mitochondrial, translating into MRFTTKSGFDLISLFPIALLLPSRFPGNLRFHFCHRKISTYASDVHVADSKLFLDYVRQQSKLGFNKIDHPLSLFRSMKSIRPLPSIVDFCMLFTAMSKMKPHPPFSSIITLFKQLHFSGLRPNGHSLSIMANCYCRLGRVDLGFAVLSYIIKLGYRPSIVTFNTLINGFIHIHRLGNAIQLLDKIVKLGYEPNLFVYGTMFKGLCRIGDNLGALKLLRDMESHAHCTPDIVIYNTIIDSLSKDGLINEVLNLFSEMQVMGIRPNVVTYTSLIRGMCTLGRWKEAEDMLSEMMAKNLIPDVPTYSMLIDMYCKDGRIDEAEAVFRLMTEKGQVPDLITYNTLMDGYCLRGDMDKAEELMILMGKEGCKPDVISYTILLNGYFSSKNSDKIPILMNEMVLQGITPNIITYSSIINGLCKDNQLESALKCLKEMECHGVKPDVVTYVSLLDGLRKNRRMDEAMDLLKNMKKNGVHPNMSIYNILICGLCDVGKHEEAVNVFSFVVAKGLRPDVRLYNVMIKGLCKNGLLTDANELFEKMDGIRCSPDEFTFNIIVQAFLEIKDVKRAVKLVCLMRDKGFAAFNETISSFVDLLTDPNIGDADKELLKSYFDI; encoded by the coding sequence ATGAGGTTTACTACCAAATCTGGGTTTGATCTTATTTCTCTCTTTCCAATTGCTCTTCTCCTCCCTTCTAGATTTCCAGGTAATCTTAGATTTCATTTTTGTCATCGAAAAATCTCCACTTACGCTTCAGATGTTCATGTTGCTGATTCTAAATTATTCCTTGATTATGTTCGACAACAATCCAAACTAGGGTTTAACAAAATTGATCATCCCCTTTCCCTCTTTCGTTCTATGAAATCCATTCGTCCTCTTCCATCTATTGTTGATTTTTGTATGTTATTTACTGCCATGTCTAAAATGAAACCCCATCCCCCTTTTTCCTCTATCATTACTCTCTTTAAGCAATTGCATTTCTCAGGTCTCCGTCCGAATGGTCATTCCCTTTCTATTATGGCTAATTGTTATTGCCGCTTAGGTCGTGTTGATTTAGGGTTTGCGGTTCTTTCCTACATTATTAAATTAGGTTATCGGCCTTCCATTGTTACCTTTAATACACTTATCAATGGCTTTATTCATATCCATCGATTAGGGAACGCTATTCAATTATTGGATAAAATTGTGAAGCTTGGGTACGAACCCAATTTGTTTGTTTATGGGACCATGTTTAAAGGTTTATGTAGAATTGGAGACAATCTTGGTGCCCTTAAGCTCCTTAGAGATATGGAGTCTCATGCCCATTGTACGCCTGACATTGTCATCTACAACACCATTATTGATAGTCTTTCTAAAGACGGGTTAATAAATGAGGTCCTTAATCTTTTTTCTGAGATGCAAGTTATGGGAATTCGACCTAATGTCGTTACCTATACTAGTTTGATCCGAGGAATGTGCACTTTAGGGAGGTGGAAAGAGGCGGAGGATATGCTTAGTGAGATGATGGCAAAAAACTTAATTCCTGATGTTCCGACTTACAGCATGTTAATCGATATGTATTGTAAGGATGGTAGGATTGATGAGGCGGAAGCTGTATTTAGATTAATGACAGAAAAGGGTCAAGTCCCGGATTTAATCACTTACAATACGTTGATGGATGGATATTGTTTACGCGGTGACATGGACAAGGCAGAAGAGCTAATGATTTTGATGGGTAAAGAAGGTTGTAAACCTGATGTTATTTCCTACACCATTTTATTGAATGGATATTTTAGTTCTAAAAATAGTGATAAAATTCCTATCCTTATGAATGAGATGGTTCTTCAAGGAATAACCCCTAATATTATCACATACAGCTCAATCATTAATGGTTTGTGCAAGGACAACCAGCTTGAAAGTGCACTAAAGTGTTTAAAGGAAATGGAATGTCATGGAGTCAAACCGGATGTGGTTACGTATGTTTCATTGTTGGATGGTCTACGTAAAAATAGACGGATGGATGAAGCAATGGATTTGTTAAAGAACATGAAGAAGAACGGAGTTCACCCAAATATGAGCATCTATAATATCTTAATTTGTGGGTTGTGCGATGTTGGCAAACATGAAGAAGCTGTAAATGTCTTCTCATTTGTTGTAGCTAAGGGGTTACGACCAGATGTGCGTCTATATAACGTTATGATCAAGGGTTTGTGTAAGAACGGGTTGTTAACTGATGCTAATGAACTATTTGAGAAAATGGATGGCATTAGATGTTCCCCGGATGAATTCACTTTCAATATAATTGTTCAAGCATTTCTTGAGATTAAGGATGTTAAAAGGGCTGTGAAGCTTGTCTGCCTTATGCGAGATAAAGGGTTCGCCGCTTTTAACGAAACTATCTCGTCATTTGTGGACTTACTCACTGATCCAAATATTGGTGATGCGGACAAGGAGTTGCTTAAAAGCTACTTTGACATCTAA